The following are encoded together in the Culex pipiens pallens isolate TS chromosome 1, TS_CPP_V2, whole genome shotgun sequence genome:
- the LOC120413367 gene encoding F-box/LRR-repeat protein 4, with translation MLSDYSLLSSDGDETSSYAETTDDEEAVFLQLSSAVQEGGIDADGGKLVTINQYAQDVVDFSTQYGSDTSISYTAYNVTGKPSKYPDYGDFPETFAFRTYGTWWKQAPSACGEFGDEQPAVDDYILVRFEEPVLPEQIKVFETYNPGAIVRIWAYTQAEQWFLLWDVASGNESLAPVERNHARIFCPPLNPAPSPTRFIRFEFNHAKLEYSTQLDAILMLGQKFVPNVVHSKKQKILPKVTVNQEVILQNYSPDLECTSQSSSRSATPTESGLTLDQMPYDVLFNIMAHLDLRSLYRCGQVCRTLHHIVAVDSLLYAELNLKPYWACASSALLQSLKKRCAFTKKLNLSWCGLFNKISVNEFKDFIAKCGPHLTHLRLDSCKFMTTGSCLETIGRYCPDNLTDLSLQNYQPQTRDFTALASLHHLERLNLNRTSIDTQSLLIVLARNPALRHLNLAFCPLDVSMDDVALQIAKCNRGALVSLDMWKSHSLTSVGLEALAAHCPKLEEVDFGWCLREEASPGEAIRALVRSCPRLKKLFLAAIRGLTDRDLDVIATHCPGLQQLDLMGSMGISTEMCYRLLTRCRKLKLLDLSFCDNLDNMQIMLWRESFDVAIKRSFVDFGPPRGEF, from the exons ATGTTGAGCGACTACTCGCTGCTGTCCTCCGATGGGGACGAAACGAGCAGCTACGCGGAAACCACCGACGACGAGGAGGCCGTGTTCCTGCAGCTCAGCTCGGCCGTCCAAGAGGGCGGAATCGACGCCGACGGCGGCAAACTAGTGACCATCAACCAGTACGCgcaggacgtggtcgatttcAGCACGCAGTATGGCAGTGACACCAGCATTTCGTACACGGCGTACAACGTGACGGGGAAACCGTCCAAGTATCCGGATTATGGCGACTTTCCGGAAACGTTTGCTTTT AGAACTTACGGAACCTGGTGGAAGCAGGCGCCATCCGCTTGCGGAGAGTTTGGCGATGAGCAACCTGCGGTTGACGATTACATACTGGTTCGGTTCGAAGAACCGGTTCTGCCCGAGCAGATCAAGGTCTTCGAGACGTACAATCCGGGTGCGATTGTCCGCATTTGGGCGTACACGCAGGCGGAGCAGTGGTTTCTGCTGTGGGACGTGGCATCGGGCAACGAGAGTCTAGCTCCGGTCGAGCGGAACCACGCCCGGATCTTCTGTCCTCCGCTTAACCCCGCTCCCAGTCCAACTCGCTTCATTAGGTTCGAGTTCAACCATGCCAAGCTGGAGTACTCAACGCAGCTGGACGCGATCTTGATGCTGGGACAAAAGTTCGTCCCGAACGTGGTGCACTCGAAGAAGCAGAAAATCCTCCCCAAAGTAACGGTCAACCAAGAGGTGATTCTGCAAAACTACTCGCCAGATTTGGAGTGCACGAGTCAATCGAGCAGTCGGAGCGCAACTCCGACGGAATCCGGGCTCACGCTGGACCAGATGCCGTACGATGTGCTGTTCAACATTATGGCACATTTGGACCTGCGGTCGCTGTACCGCTGTGGGCAGGTTTGTCGCACGCTGCACCACATTGTGGCCGTGGATTCGCTGCTGTACGCGGAGCTGAACTTGAAGCCGTACTGGGCGTGTGCGTCGTCGGCGCTGCTGCAGTCGTTGAAGAAGAG GTGTGCCTTTACCAAGAAGCTGAACCTGTCCTGGTGTGGACTGTTCAACAAGATATCTGTAAACGAGTTTAAAGA CTTCATCGCCAAGTGCGGCCCCCACCTGACCCACCTCCGGCTGGACTCGTGCAAGTTCATGACCACCGGCTCCTGCCTCGAGACCATCGGCCGCTACTGCCCGGACAACCTGACCGACCTCTCTCTGCAAAACTACCAGCCCCAAACGCGTGACTTCACCGCCCTCGCCAGCCTGCACCACCTCGAGCGCCTCAACCTCAACCGCACCAGCATCGACACCCAATCCCTGCTCATCGTACTCGCCCGGAACCCCGCCCTCCGCCACCTCAACCTAGCGTTCTGCCCCCTCGACGTCAGCATGGACGACGTGGCGCTCCAGATCGCCAAGTGCAACCGCGGCGCGCTCGTTTCGCTCGACATGTGGAAGTCCCACTCGCTGACCTCGGTCGGGCTCGAAGCGCTCGCCGCGCACTGTCCCAAGCTGGAGGAGGTCGACTTTGGGTGGTGCCTGCGCGAGGAAGCGTCCCCCGGGGAGGCGATCCGGGCGCTGGTGCGGTCCTGTCCGCGGCTGAAGAAACTCTTCCTGGCGGCCATTCGAGGGCTTACCGATCGGGATTTGGACGTAATTGCCACGCATTGTCCAGGGTTGCAGCAGCTGGATTTGATGGGCAGCATGGGAATCTCGACGGAGATGTGCTACCGGCTGTTGACGCGCTGTCGCAAGTTGAAGCTGCTGGATTTGAGCTTTTGTGATAACTTGGACAATATGCAGATTATGCTGTGGCGTGAGTCCTTTGATGTGGCGATCAAGAGGAGCTTTGTTGATTTTGGACCGCCGAGGGGCGAGTTTTAG